In a genomic window of Amycolatopsis japonica:
- a CDS encoding zinc-dependent metalloprotease, protein MVDWSLAASTGALLVRGGPVVDREEAEEAVAELRDLTSEAEGHVRELTGLGLDLPLLPAEVVDRPGWVRSAAAGLDALTGRALPEAQGGPLAPVLAGGAGVQTGLVLAFLASRVLGQYDPFGGPDRTGQLVLVAPNVVAAQRAMDVPGHDFRLWVCLHECTHRLQFTAVTWLRDYFADEVERLIGGLAGRDADGLSDLVGRLPDTIKQIGKGKAGGAGLAELLQSPGERAVFDRLLALSTLLEGHADFVMDAVGPQVVPSVELIRSRFTARRKGGGLIDRVLRSLLGVDAKLRQYEQGAKFTKHVVDAVGMDGFNAVWTSPNTLPTRAEIGDPAAWVRRLHG, encoded by the coding sequence ATGGTCGACTGGTCCCTGGCCGCCTCGACGGGCGCCCTCCTGGTGCGTGGCGGTCCGGTGGTCGACCGCGAAGAGGCCGAAGAAGCCGTCGCCGAGCTACGTGACCTGACGAGCGAGGCCGAGGGGCACGTCCGCGAGCTGACCGGGCTCGGCCTCGACCTGCCGTTGCTGCCCGCCGAAGTCGTCGACAGGCCCGGTTGGGTCCGTTCCGCCGCGGCAGGGCTCGACGCGCTCACCGGTCGCGCGCTGCCGGAAGCGCAGGGCGGCCCGCTGGCGCCCGTGCTGGCCGGTGGCGCCGGTGTCCAGACCGGACTCGTGCTCGCCTTCCTGGCGTCCCGCGTGCTCGGGCAGTACGACCCGTTCGGCGGGCCGGACCGCACCGGGCAGCTGGTGCTCGTCGCGCCGAACGTCGTCGCCGCCCAGCGCGCGATGGACGTGCCGGGGCACGACTTCCGGCTGTGGGTCTGCCTGCACGAATGCACCCACCGGCTGCAGTTCACCGCGGTCACCTGGCTGCGCGACTACTTCGCCGACGAGGTCGAGCGCCTGATCGGCGGGCTCGCCGGCCGGGACGCGGACGGGCTGAGCGATCTGGTCGGCCGCCTGCCGGACACCATCAAGCAGATCGGCAAGGGCAAGGCGGGCGGGGCCGGTCTCGCCGAACTCCTGCAGTCGCCGGGCGAACGCGCGGTGTTCGACCGGCTGCTCGCCCTTTCCACCCTGTTGGAGGGGCACGCCGACTTCGTGATGGACGCCGTCGGGCCGCAGGTGGTGCCGAGCGTCGAGCTGATCCGGTCGCGGTTCACCGCCCGGCGCAAGGGCGGCGGCCTGATCGACCGCGTGCTGCGCAGCCTGCTCGGCGTGGACGCGAAGCTGCGCCAGTACGAACAGGGCGCGAAGTTCACCAAGCACGTCGTCGACGCCGTCGGCATGGACGGTTTCAACGCCGTGTGGACGTCGCCGAACACGCTGCCGACCAGGGCCGAGATCGGCGATCCGGCGGCCTGGGTGCGGCGCCTGCACGGGTGA
- the dacB gene encoding D-alanyl-D-alanine carboxypeptidase/D-alanyl-D-alanine endopeptidase: MKECCVPENDVPMWPSDDKDTSSTEPKGTKGESEATVWLPMTGLANGKTEELAVPKVTPESGSWFQPVVEVEEEPDVPETPTPQWSAFEPATPVEAVKPEEPEAPKTVFVQPVQPRQTDKPDWEQFDRGAPTPTRDHELARPEPRPEPPPQQPPRRPEPSRVEPPSPAPVPSATMHARPVRIEPAEERFDAEATVGIQQPEPPSQEPPAAEAESAPAPKPKRKRKALLITTLVVVLLLAGMGGAAAMPKVSNRLGLPWAPNAPKGEIPKPAGVTRVLHGPDINGAGPTKDGLAAALAGPAGAPDLGTLTGTVVDAATGEVLWDKNSGTPLTPASTTKILVVAAALLSMEHGTQFSTKIVQGAEPGTVVLVAGGDPSLTALPLGTDSPLYPGAAHVDDLVAQVKKAVGGKISKVQLDISLFKGPTAAKGWDPEDTAAGNTYMAPVLPVMADGGRTDPKNDHSPRVANPAAALTQKIAGKLEAQAGGTTTAPKDAKVLGEVKSQPLTEFANSLLQLSDNLMADVLARQLALAKGVEPSFTGGAAATMDVLKQAGFDLTGVQINDGSGLSDQNKIPAKVLSEILAVAAAPDGKDPRTPKLRPLLAGLPVAGGSGTLEKRYGDPASSAGRGWVRGKTGTLSGVNTLAGVVLDTDGRMLVFALMSSGSDQNKGRAALDVVAATLHKCGCR, from the coding sequence ATGAAGGAGTGTTGCGTGCCGGAAAACGATGTCCCGATGTGGCCGTCGGACGACAAGGACACCTCATCCACCGAGCCCAAGGGCACCAAGGGGGAGAGTGAGGCCACCGTCTGGCTGCCGATGACGGGTCTGGCGAACGGCAAGACCGAAGAGCTGGCCGTGCCGAAGGTCACACCCGAAAGTGGCTCGTGGTTCCAGCCCGTCGTGGAGGTGGAGGAGGAGCCCGACGTCCCGGAGACCCCGACGCCGCAGTGGTCCGCCTTCGAGCCCGCGACGCCGGTCGAGGCCGTCAAGCCCGAAGAACCCGAAGCACCGAAGACGGTCTTCGTCCAGCCCGTCCAGCCGCGGCAAACGGACAAACCCGACTGGGAGCAGTTCGACCGGGGCGCCCCGACGCCGACGCGGGATCACGAGCTCGCGAGACCCGAGCCGCGGCCGGAACCCCCGCCGCAGCAGCCGCCGCGCCGTCCCGAGCCGAGCCGGGTCGAGCCGCCGTCGCCCGCGCCGGTCCCGTCCGCGACCATGCACGCGCGTCCGGTCCGCATCGAGCCCGCCGAAGAGCGCTTCGACGCCGAAGCGACCGTCGGGATCCAGCAGCCCGAGCCGCCTTCTCAGGAGCCCCCGGCCGCCGAGGCCGAATCCGCGCCCGCGCCGAAGCCGAAGCGCAAACGCAAGGCCCTGCTGATCACGACGCTGGTCGTGGTCCTGCTGCTCGCCGGGATGGGCGGCGCCGCCGCGATGCCGAAGGTGTCGAACCGGCTCGGCCTGCCCTGGGCGCCGAACGCGCCGAAGGGCGAGATCCCCAAGCCCGCCGGTGTCACCCGCGTCCTGCACGGGCCGGACATCAACGGCGCCGGGCCGACGAAGGACGGTCTCGCGGCCGCGCTGGCCGGCCCCGCCGGTGCGCCGGACCTGGGCACGCTCACCGGCACCGTCGTGGACGCGGCGACCGGTGAGGTCCTGTGGGACAAGAACTCCGGCACCCCGCTGACCCCGGCGTCGACCACGAAGATCCTCGTCGTCGCGGCCGCTCTGTTGTCGATGGAGCACGGGACGCAGTTCTCGACGAAGATCGTCCAGGGCGCCGAGCCGGGCACGGTCGTCCTCGTCGCGGGTGGCGACCCGTCGCTGACCGCGTTGCCGCTGGGCACCGATTCGCCGCTGTACCCGGGCGCGGCGCATGTCGACGACCTCGTCGCCCAGGTCAAGAAGGCCGTGGGCGGCAAGATCTCCAAGGTCCAGCTGGACATCAGCCTGTTCAAGGGGCCGACGGCGGCGAAGGGCTGGGACCCGGAGGACACCGCCGCCGGGAACACCTACATGGCGCCGGTCCTCCCCGTGATGGCCGACGGCGGCCGCACCGATCCGAAGAACGACCACTCGCCCCGCGTCGCGAATCCGGCGGCCGCGCTGACCCAGAAGATCGCGGGGAAGCTCGAAGCCCAAGCCGGCGGTACGACGACGGCGCCGAAGGACGCGAAGGTGCTCGGCGAGGTCAAGTCGCAGCCGCTGACCGAGTTCGCCAACTCGCTGCTGCAGCTCTCGGACAACCTGATGGCCGACGTCCTCGCCCGCCAGCTCGCGCTCGCGAAGGGCGTCGAGCCGTCGTTCACCGGCGGCGCGGCCGCGACGATGGACGTGCTCAAGCAGGCCGGATTCGACCTCACCGGGGTCCAGATCAACGACGGAAGCGGGCTGTCCGACCAGAACAAGATCCCGGCCAAGGTGCTCAGCGAGATCCTCGCGGTCGCGGCGGCACCGGACGGCAAGGACCCGAGGACGCCCAAGCTGCGGCCGCTGCTGGCGGGCCTCCCCGTCGCGGGTGGCAGCGGGACGCTGGAGAAGCGCTACGGCGACCCGGCGTCGTCGGCGGGCCGGGGTTGGGTGCGCGGCAAGACCGGGACGCTGTCCGGCGTGAACACCCTGGCGGGCGTGGTGCTGGACACCGACGGCCGGATGCTGGTGTTCGCGCTGATGTCGTCCGGTTCGGACCAGAACAAGGGCAGGGCGGCGCTCGACGTCGTCGCCGCGACCCTGCACAAATGCGGCTGCAGGTGA
- a CDS encoding inorganic diphosphatase, translated as MEFDVTIEIPKGERNKYEVDHKTGRIKLDRTLFTATQYPADYGFIDDTLGQDGDPLDVLVLVQEPTFPGCLIRCRAIGMFRMTDEKGPDDKVLAVPTNDPRLEHLRDIHHLNEFHKLEIQHFFEVYKDLEPGKSVEGSTWVGRSEAEAEIKRSLDRETDRLAKEAIDGPAAH; from the coding sequence GTGGAATTCGACGTCACTATCGAAATCCCCAAGGGGGAGCGCAACAAGTACGAGGTGGACCACAAGACCGGTCGGATCAAACTCGACCGGACGCTGTTCACCGCCACCCAGTACCCCGCCGACTACGGGTTCATCGACGACACCCTCGGCCAGGACGGCGACCCGCTCGACGTGCTGGTGCTCGTCCAGGAGCCGACCTTCCCGGGCTGCCTGATCCGCTGCCGCGCGATCGGCATGTTCCGGATGACCGACGAGAAGGGCCCGGACGACAAGGTCCTCGCGGTCCCGACGAACGACCCGCGGCTCGAGCACCTGCGCGACATCCACCACCTGAACGAGTTCCACAAGCTCGAGATCCAGCACTTCTTCGAGGTGTACAAGGACCTGGAGCCGGGCAAGAGCGTCGAGGGTTCGACCTGGGTCGGGCGTTCCGAGGCCGAGGCCGAGATCAAGCGTTCGCTCGACCGTGAGACCGACCGGCTGGCCAAGGAGGCCATCGACGGTCCGGCGGCTCACTAG
- a CDS encoding serine hydroxymethyltransferase has product MTHQPELSALAAADPQIAGLVEDEAKRQHDKIRLIASENYVSQAVLEATGTVLTNKYSEGYAGKRYYEGQQLIDQVETLAIERAKAVFGVDHANVQPYSGSPANLAVYLAFAQPGDTVLGMALPDGGHLTHGWSVSATGKWFTPVRYGVRKETGRVDLDQVRELALKHRPKLIFAGGTAIPRTIDFPAFAEIAREVDAVLVADIAHIAGLVAGGAHPSPVGHAQVITTTTHKTLRGPRGAMILSDADHAKAVDKAVFPGLQGGPHNHTTAAIAVALGEAQKPEFSAYAHRIVANARALAEALVERGYDLVSGGTDNHLLLIDLTNKNVPGKPAAQALDRAGIELNYNTVPFDPRKPFDPSGIRLGTSAITTRGLEPEHQVKVAEWIDRTITAAAGEEQSALDTIAAEIREFLAPFPIPGYSA; this is encoded by the coding sequence ATGACACACCAGCCCGAACTTTCCGCGCTCGCCGCCGCCGACCCGCAGATCGCGGGGCTCGTGGAGGACGAGGCGAAACGCCAGCACGACAAGATCCGCCTGATCGCGTCCGAGAACTACGTTTCCCAGGCCGTCCTCGAAGCGACCGGCACCGTCCTCACCAACAAGTACTCCGAGGGCTACGCGGGCAAGCGGTACTACGAGGGCCAGCAGCTCATCGACCAGGTCGAGACCCTCGCCATCGAACGCGCGAAGGCCGTCTTCGGCGTCGACCACGCGAACGTCCAGCCGTACTCCGGCTCCCCGGCGAACCTCGCGGTGTACCTCGCTTTCGCGCAGCCGGGCGACACCGTGCTCGGGATGGCGCTGCCGGACGGCGGCCACCTCACGCACGGCTGGAGCGTGTCCGCGACCGGCAAGTGGTTCACGCCGGTCCGCTACGGCGTCCGCAAGGAGACCGGCCGCGTCGACCTCGACCAGGTCCGCGAACTCGCGCTGAAGCACCGGCCGAAGCTGATCTTCGCGGGCGGCACCGCGATCCCGCGCACCATCGACTTCCCGGCGTTCGCGGAGATCGCCCGCGAGGTCGACGCCGTGCTGGTCGCCGACATCGCGCATATCGCCGGGCTGGTCGCCGGCGGCGCGCACCCGTCGCCGGTCGGGCACGCGCAGGTCATCACCACGACCACGCACAAGACGCTGCGCGGCCCGCGCGGCGCGATGATCCTTTCCGACGCCGACCACGCGAAGGCCGTCGACAAGGCGGTGTTCCCCGGCCTGCAGGGCGGCCCGCACAACCACACGACCGCCGCGATCGCCGTCGCGCTCGGCGAGGCGCAGAAGCCGGAGTTCTCCGCGTACGCGCACCGCATCGTCGCCAACGCGCGGGCGCTGGCGGAGGCGCTGGTGGAGCGGGGCTACGACCTCGTGTCCGGCGGCACCGACAACCACCTGCTGCTGATCGACCTGACGAACAAGAACGTGCCGGGCAAACCCGCCGCGCAGGCGCTGGACCGCGCCGGGATCGAACTGAACTACAACACCGTGCCGTTCGACCCGCGCAAGCCGTTCGACCCGTCCGGCATCCGGCTCGGCACCTCCGCGATCACCACCCGCGGGCTCGAGCCGGAGCACCAGGTCAAGGTGGCGGAGTGGATCGACCGCACGATCACCGCGGCGGCGGGCGAGGAACAGTCCGCTTTGGACACCATCGCCGCCGAGATCCGCGAGTTCCTGGCGCCGTTCCCGATCCCGGGCTACTCGGCGTAG
- a CDS encoding CGNR zinc finger domain-containing protein, with protein MTRKHVIVPPFRDLDPALEIAERLLAQGNPWLAGVVSALPDEPAAADRLNRILAGNGAAPRLVESGTGWRLVHVTARPGCGDLVAGASGLAELVAFGGWRRIKRCAVCEQAFCDRTAGCSRRWCAGHRPHAGPRAVL; from the coding sequence GTGACGCGCAAGCACGTGATCGTCCCGCCTTTCCGCGACCTCGACCCGGCGCTCGAGATCGCGGAAAGGCTGCTGGCCCAAGGGAATCCGTGGCTCGCCGGGGTCGTCTCGGCGCTGCCGGACGAACCCGCCGCCGCCGACCGGCTCAACCGGATCCTCGCCGGGAACGGTGCCGCGCCGCGGCTGGTCGAGTCCGGAACGGGGTGGCGGCTGGTGCACGTGACGGCGCGGCCCGGCTGCGGTGACCTGGTCGCGGGAGCCTCCGGGCTGGCGGAACTGGTCGCGTTCGGCGGCTGGCGGCGGATCAAACGCTGCGCCGTCTGCGAACAGGCGTTCTGCGACCGCACGGCCGGATGCAGCCGCCGGTGGTGCGCCGGACATCGTCCGCACGCCGGGCCTCGCGCCGTGCTCTAG
- a CDS encoding uL11 family ribosomal protein, with the protein MAPKSKKKTHQATLELTAGNAPVVDLGKTLGQTGVNLVEVKKAYDTATAAQRGDIVPVVVSVFEDRSFELRLKTPPASFLIKKALGGKGSGRPGHEVAGKLTREQLREIAERKLPDLNTGDVEAAMRTIAGTARSMGVAIEEP; encoded by the coding sequence ATGGCACCGAAGTCGAAGAAGAAAACACATCAAGCGACCCTCGAGCTGACCGCCGGCAACGCGCCGGTGGTCGACCTCGGGAAGACGCTCGGGCAGACCGGCGTGAACCTCGTCGAGGTCAAGAAGGCCTACGACACGGCGACGGCGGCGCAGCGGGGCGACATCGTCCCGGTGGTCGTGTCGGTGTTCGAGGACCGGTCCTTCGAACTTCGGCTGAAGACCCCGCCCGCGTCGTTCCTCATCAAGAAAGCCTTGGGCGGCAAGGGATCCGGCCGTCCAGGACATGAGGTCGCCGGGAAGCTGACCCGGGAGCAGCTGCGCGAGATCGCCGAGCGGAAACTGCCGGACCTCAACACCGGCGACGTCGAGGCGGCCATGCGCACGATCGCGGGCACCGCTCGCTCTATGGGCGTCGCGATCGAAGAACCGTGA
- a CDS encoding gamma carbonic anhydrase family protein: MPMFEFEGLRPQVDPEAWIAPTATLIGDVVVEKGASVWYGAVLRADFGKIIVREGANVQDNSVIHVNGGVTEVGKNATVGHQCLVHDCTVGEQALIGNGSTVLDKAQIGAKALVAAGATVTPGMVIPPETVAMGSPAKKHVPLDGTARGWVEHNAVIYQELARRHAETVKPID, from the coding sequence ATGCCGATGTTCGAATTCGAGGGGCTGCGTCCCCAGGTGGATCCCGAAGCGTGGATCGCCCCCACTGCCACCCTGATCGGCGACGTCGTCGTCGAGAAGGGCGCCTCCGTCTGGTACGGCGCCGTGCTGCGCGCCGACTTCGGGAAGATCATCGTCCGTGAGGGCGCCAACGTGCAGGACAACTCGGTCATCCACGTCAACGGCGGCGTGACCGAGGTCGGCAAGAACGCCACCGTCGGGCACCAGTGCCTCGTGCACGACTGCACGGTCGGCGAGCAGGCGCTGATCGGGAACGGCTCGACCGTGCTCGACAAGGCGCAGATCGGCGCGAAGGCACTGGTCGCCGCCGGCGCCACGGTGACACCCGGCATGGTCATCCCGCCGGAGACGGTCGCCATGGGCAGCCCGGCGAAGAAGCACGTCCCGCTCGACGGCACCGCCCGCGGCTGGGTCGAGCACAACGCGGTGATCTACCAGGAGCTGGCGCGCCGTCACGCGGAGACCGTCAAACCGATCGATTGA
- a CDS encoding M14 family metallopeptidase — MAVAIAAVAAFTIPVAASPATADQQAEDAQVQIYEVFGTGTSQQRTQISRLGVDVLGSAGGTTTFIGEARDAAKIRSLGYRVEQRGVVDRSEKVGTNAINDFPPSDSGFHNYAEVTTELRNAQSNYGSIARLSSVGNSYQGRALNMLKISDNVGTDENEPEVLFTCNQHAREHLTTEMCLRIVNRFTQGYASDPAIKRFVDSTEIYVIPNVNPDGSEYDISGGSYKYWRKNRQGNGTDPNRNWGYNWGCCGGSSGSTTSETYRGPSAFSAPETRAVSNFVNSRKIGGVQQIKASIDFHTYSELVLWPFGFTYNDTAPGMTAAEAQRFQTLGRQLAATNGYTPQQSSDLYITDGTIDDWMWGTHKILSFTFEMYPRGSNPGFYPPDEVIVRETTRNDKAVDLLLNTAIG, encoded by the coding sequence ATGGCCGTGGCGATCGCGGCCGTCGCGGCGTTCACCATCCCGGTCGCCGCGAGCCCGGCGACCGCGGACCAGCAGGCCGAGGACGCGCAGGTCCAGATCTACGAGGTCTTCGGCACCGGGACTTCCCAGCAGCGCACCCAGATCTCCCGGCTGGGCGTCGACGTCCTCGGTTCCGCGGGCGGCACGACCACGTTCATCGGCGAGGCGCGCGACGCGGCGAAGATCCGCTCGCTCGGCTACCGCGTCGAGCAGCGTGGCGTGGTCGACCGGTCCGAGAAGGTCGGCACCAACGCGATCAACGACTTCCCGCCGTCGGACTCCGGTTTCCACAACTACGCCGAAGTGACGACGGAACTGCGCAACGCCCAGTCGAACTACGGGTCGATCGCGCGGTTGAGCAGCGTCGGCAACTCGTATCAGGGCCGGGCGTTGAACATGCTGAAGATCAGCGACAACGTCGGTACGGACGAGAACGAGCCGGAGGTCCTGTTCACCTGCAACCAGCACGCGCGTGAGCACCTCACCACCGAGATGTGCCTGCGGATCGTGAACCGGTTCACCCAGGGCTACGCCTCGGACCCGGCGATCAAGCGCTTCGTCGACAGCACCGAGATCTACGTGATTCCGAACGTCAACCCCGACGGCTCGGAGTACGACATCTCCGGCGGCAGCTACAAGTACTGGCGCAAGAACCGCCAGGGCAACGGCACCGACCCCAACCGCAACTGGGGTTACAACTGGGGCTGCTGCGGCGGTTCGTCGGGCTCGACCACCAGTGAGACCTACCGCGGCCCGTCGGCGTTCTCCGCCCCGGAGACCCGCGCGGTGTCCAACTTCGTCAACTCGCGCAAGATCGGCGGCGTCCAGCAGATCAAGGCGAGCATCGACTTCCACACCTACTCGGAGCTCGTGCTGTGGCCGTTCGGCTTCACCTACAACGACACCGCACCCGGCATGACGGCGGCCGAGGCGCAGCGGTTCCAGACGCTGGGACGGCAGCTGGCGGCGACCAACGGCTACACGCCGCAGCAGTCGAGCGACCTGTACATCACCGACGGGACGATCGACGACTGGATGTGGGGCACCCACAAGATCCTGAGCTTCACCTTCGAGATGTACCCGCGGGGTTCGAACCCCGGTTTCTACCCGCCCGACGAGGTGATCGTCCGGGAGACCACGCGTAACGACAAGGCCGTGGACCTCCTGTTGAACACCGCCATCGGCTGA
- a CDS encoding TetR/AcrR family transcriptional regulator produces the protein MTAVPGRSARLSPNQLQKQEQIVEAARVVLARDGLAGCTVRAIADAGPLTKSAIHYYFADIDVLIDRAMAAHITTFTADLRKISAKHDHPDERLFAALEAFLAEFSGRPNAAFLWFEYWIAAGRAQHPQAIDVMLTSITELLAELLAPLDVEDPRARARALLSYLLGAIVQQRVRRRPFAALRGDIEALCFANYG, from the coding sequence GTGACCGCCGTTCCCGGCCGCAGCGCGCGGCTCTCCCCGAATCAGCTGCAGAAACAGGAACAGATCGTCGAAGCGGCGCGTGTCGTGCTCGCCAGGGACGGGCTCGCGGGCTGCACCGTGCGGGCGATCGCGGACGCCGGGCCGCTCACGAAGAGTGCGATTCATTACTACTTCGCGGACATCGACGTCTTGATCGACCGGGCGATGGCGGCGCACATCACAACGTTCACCGCCGATTTGCGCAAAATATCGGCGAAACACGATCACCCGGATGAGCGGCTCTTCGCCGCGCTGGAGGCCTTCCTCGCCGAGTTCTCCGGCCGTCCGAACGCGGCCTTCCTCTGGTTCGAGTACTGGATCGCCGCGGGCCGCGCGCAGCACCCTCAGGCCATCGACGTGATGCTGACGTCGATCACCGAACTGCTCGCGGAACTGCTCGCCCCGCTCGACGTCGAAGACCCGCGGGCGCGAGCGCGGGCCCTACTGTCCTATCTGCTCGGTGCGATCGTCCAGCAGCGCGTCCGGCGGCGGCCGTTCGCCGCACTGCGTGGTGACATCGAAGCGCTCTGTTTCGCGAACTACGGCTAG
- a CDS encoding GreA/GreB family elongation factor, giving the protein MVTSGDNGFSPAARRQLEKELADLRAQRDAMAPLVGEQERTGDAADQAEVLDRAEAAAYLDRRIADVAAKLEHGGRNSKGLLPDGTTVTLRFADGDEDELHIVTIPGEDADASTVTSDSPLGLALVGAKEGDEITYRTPRGETSATVVTLKPPA; this is encoded by the coding sequence ATGGTGACCTCAGGGGACAACGGGTTCAGCCCGGCCGCACGACGGCAGCTGGAGAAGGAACTCGCCGATCTGCGTGCGCAGCGCGACGCGATGGCGCCGCTCGTCGGCGAGCAGGAACGAACCGGCGACGCCGCCGACCAGGCCGAGGTGCTGGACCGCGCGGAGGCCGCCGCCTACCTCGACCGGCGCATCGCCGACGTCGCGGCGAAACTCGAGCACGGCGGCCGTAACAGCAAGGGCCTGCTCCCCGACGGCACCACCGTCACCCTCAGGTTCGCCGACGGCGACGAGGACGAGCTCCACATCGTCACGATCCCCGGCGAGGACGCGGACGCCTCCACGGTCACCTCGGACAGCCCGCTCGGCCTCGCGCTCGTCGGCGCGAAGGAGGGCGACGAGATCACGTACCGGACGCCGCGTGGCGAGACCAGCGCCACCGTCGTCACGCTGAAGCCGCCTGCCTGA
- a CDS encoding PstS family phosphate ABC transporter substrate-binding protein, with translation MEGFPWDVLLAVAGIAVPAVAFLWEFALVGRKRLGYRVQMDTPTASGRGFAPTADALAQLQHENGERLVDPSFVLLRIENNGTTDIDTDDYAVNENDRVGVRVKFPGRTVAGMVVTELSSPHLHECFGDDSGFGARDENPERPAGVIDLPRVPLNRGAHYKILAVLDRIPNGSPDDFDDPQVVGEIKGGSLRETKSRTGPTSSVIALILFLVVISIFQLTRSLFFDEKPPPLDCASGKLTITGSTAFAPVLKEATASYAKTCPGASFVFDTRGSAEGLGSLNQAGNEGVLAFSDGAKGEGFPQLLPRPVAFSLFTLVINKEAGVQDLTLAQIRDVYDGKIANWREIGGKDRPVRLVDRHSDSGTRRTFEGQILAGKREPGDNSDDCLKPAPGAQPGVVRCAKPSTNDVLDAVSRVPGALGYSELGAATKREDVLPVRIDGHQATLEGAIHAAYPFWETEYAYTFGEPKADSLVASFLRYLTNQVGKDIVRSHGHRPCAELANPVLCRPGA, from the coding sequence TTGGAAGGCTTTCCCTGGGACGTCCTGCTCGCGGTGGCCGGGATCGCCGTCCCTGCCGTCGCGTTCCTGTGGGAGTTCGCGCTCGTCGGCCGCAAACGGCTCGGCTACCGCGTGCAGATGGACACCCCGACGGCGTCCGGACGCGGGTTCGCGCCGACCGCCGACGCGCTGGCGCAGCTGCAGCACGAGAACGGCGAGCGGCTCGTCGACCCGTCGTTCGTGCTGCTGCGCATCGAGAACAACGGCACCACCGACATCGACACCGACGACTACGCGGTCAACGAGAACGACCGCGTCGGAGTCCGCGTGAAGTTCCCCGGCCGCACCGTGGCGGGGATGGTGGTGACCGAACTCAGTTCGCCGCATCTGCACGAATGTTTCGGCGACGACTCCGGTTTCGGCGCGCGCGACGAGAATCCCGAGCGGCCGGCGGGCGTGATCGACCTGCCGAGGGTGCCGCTGAACCGCGGCGCGCACTACAAGATCCTCGCCGTGCTCGACCGGATCCCCAACGGATCGCCCGACGATTTCGACGATCCCCAGGTCGTCGGCGAGATCAAGGGTGGCAGCCTCCGCGAGACCAAAAGCCGCACCGGCCCGACGAGTTCGGTGATCGCGCTCATCCTGTTCCTCGTGGTGATCAGCATCTTCCAGCTGACCCGCTCCCTGTTCTTCGACGAGAAGCCGCCGCCGCTGGACTGCGCGTCCGGGAAGCTCACGATCACCGGATCGACGGCGTTCGCGCCGGTGCTGAAGGAAGCGACGGCTTCCTACGCGAAGACGTGCCCGGGTGCGTCGTTCGTCTTCGACACCCGGGGGAGCGCGGAAGGGCTCGGCAGCCTGAACCAGGCCGGGAACGAAGGCGTGCTGGCGTTCTCCGACGGCGCCAAGGGCGAGGGCTTCCCGCAACTGCTGCCGCGTCCGGTCGCGTTCTCGCTGTTCACGCTCGTGATCAACAAAGAGGCCGGGGTCCAGGACCTCACGCTCGCGCAGATCCGCGACGTCTACGACGGCAAGATCGCGAACTGGCGGGAGATCGGCGGCAAGGACCGGCCGGTCCGGCTCGTCGACCGGCATTCGGACTCCGGCACGCGGCGGACGTTCGAGGGGCAGATCCTGGCGGGCAAACGGGAGCCCGGCGACAACTCCGACGACTGCCTCAAACCGGCGCCGGGTGCCCAGCCGGGAGTGGTGCGGTGCGCGAAGCCGTCCACGAACGACGTCCTCGACGCGGTGTCGCGGGTGCCGGGCGCGCTCGGGTACAGCGAACTGGGCGCCGCCACGAAACGCGAGGACGTGCTGCCGGTGCGGATCGACGGCCACCAGGCGACGCTGGAGGGCGCGATCCACGCGGCCTATCCGTTCTGGGAGACCGAGTACGCGTACACGTTCGGCGAGCCGAAGGCCGACTCGCTCGTCGCGAGCTTCCTGCGGTACCTGACGAATCAGGTCGGCAAGGACATCGTGCGGTCGCACGGGCATCGGCCGTGCGCCGAGCTGGCGAATCCGGTGCTGTGCCGTCCGGGCGCGTGA